One genomic segment of Kordiimonas sp. SCSIO 12603 includes these proteins:
- a CDS encoding porin, with translation MKREISSGYLSIAALCVVGGTASVQAQSDVDASLHGLVNARLSFADSERSIFDGGFGKLRYGGDGENGNERFRIAEIALVGRLKFGDGFTVHGHIQHNPDQSSEVDIVEAYLRYKPVQLRQWQYSVRAGAFFPPVSFENEGLAWGNKYTITNSAANTWIAEEIRPIGAEFTAEYKGETLNAEIQATIFGGNDRAGDALGFRGFTLNDSKIGLLGDLPIADIEGVRSDRVNRPFVETDARPGFALGVNLTRPGLGELRLYGYDNRANSRQVGSEGRLWEARFINITAKPELPDDWTIIGQFQFGETKVQPTEDESSFFGTNFTTGSLLVAKEFGRVQLASRIEFFDQNDPSTIATTPPLAEDGWALTTAIKYRASKHHIVSAEYLYTSSDRAGGFENTPISQRENLLQINYQFRF, from the coding sequence ATGAAACGCGAAATTTCTTCAGGTTATCTTTCTATAGCTGCTCTATGTGTTGTGGGAGGCACAGCGTCTGTGCAAGCACAGAGCGATGTTGATGCAAGTTTACATGGTTTGGTAAATGCCCGGCTTTCTTTTGCAGATAGCGAGAGATCAATTTTCGATGGTGGCTTCGGTAAGCTCCGGTATGGCGGGGACGGTGAAAACGGTAACGAACGTTTCCGAATAGCTGAAATTGCTTTAGTCGGTCGCCTTAAGTTTGGAGATGGCTTTACAGTTCACGGTCATATTCAACATAACCCTGATCAATCGTCAGAAGTTGATATTGTAGAAGCTTACCTTCGCTACAAGCCTGTTCAGTTGAGGCAGTGGCAATATAGCGTACGCGCGGGGGCTTTCTTTCCTCCAGTGAGTTTTGAAAACGAAGGTCTAGCTTGGGGTAATAAATATACCATTACCAATTCTGCGGCGAATACATGGATTGCAGAAGAAATCAGGCCAATTGGTGCGGAATTTACTGCAGAGTATAAAGGGGAAACCCTTAACGCTGAGATACAAGCTACGATCTTTGGCGGTAATGATAGAGCAGGGGATGCTCTAGGCTTCCGCGGGTTTACCTTGAATGATAGCAAGATTGGGCTTTTAGGTGATCTGCCAATTGCAGATATTGAAGGTGTCCGGTCTGACCGAGTTAACCGTCCATTTGTGGAAACTGATGCCAGACCTGGCTTTGCGCTCGGCGTGAATTTGACCAGGCCCGGCCTTGGTGAGCTTCGTTTGTATGGTTATGATAATAGGGCAAATAGCCGACAGGTAGGTTCAGAAGGGCGTTTGTGGGAAGCGCGCTTTATTAATATAACCGCGAAGCCTGAACTGCCAGACGACTGGACAATTATTGGGCAATTCCAGTTTGGTGAAACCAAGGTACAGCCGACAGAGGATGAAAGCTCCTTCTTTGGTACGAATTTTACAACAGGTTCTTTACTTGTAGCGAAAGAGTTTGGTCGTGTTCAGCTTGCTAGTCGGATTGAATTTTTTGATCAGAACGATCCATCAACCATTGCAACTACACCACCACTTGCAGAAGATGGTTGGGCATTGACCACTGCGATTAAATATCGCGCGTCAAAGCATCATATTGTTTCCGCAGAATACCTTTATACAAGCTCTGATCGTGCAGGCGGTTTTGAGAATACACCAATCAGCCAGCGGGAAAACCTGTTGCAGATTAACTATCAATTCCGTTTTTAA
- a CDS encoding lipopolysaccharide assembly protein LapB: MFSKFFKKTTPAASPLDKKVTELYIQHELADIGFEAKPGIAQETLVAVLIKYGELLSQTGQTALACRQFELAADLTEKPLHVWHQFCSALLAQGEFEILEQTCQHILETYPEDHNSHATIAALIEKNDGIKPAQWYMKSFLRRCGENFIPASGSGLEEPAGKLLITYGYENTRYVIGRRNNGDFKRVRKGGHYMLDHLLEDQRYDTNHYTILDENILKDKTAPSKPFNLILNDIADPDLELRSLETLETFLEEHPSIPVINAPHMVKETTRDSNYRRLNEIPGVRFAKTERIEVRKSDIEKDVAQIAEAILALGYSFPFIIRQTGTHTAVSTELLEDKGALEAYLLALQEDATLYAIEYIENKSDEGHYSKIRFFCIDGTLYPVVYHTDQVWNVHGSNRKTFMKSYDWMLEREQKFLNNPPSVIGEEIYNRIKALQDIVQLDFWGLDLTLMPNGDILIFELNPAMRHSFDHAKTFHYMIPHMQAIKDAFGRMVERKLAEKASV, from the coding sequence ATGTTTTCAAAATTTTTCAAAAAGACCACTCCCGCGGCCTCGCCACTGGATAAGAAGGTTACAGAGCTTTATATCCAGCATGAACTAGCGGATATAGGCTTTGAAGCAAAACCCGGCATCGCGCAGGAGACATTGGTTGCCGTGCTGATTAAATACGGGGAGCTGTTATCACAAACAGGGCAAACGGCTTTGGCGTGCAGACAGTTTGAATTGGCGGCAGATCTTACAGAAAAGCCGCTGCATGTATGGCATCAGTTTTGTTCTGCACTCCTTGCTCAAGGCGAATTTGAGATACTAGAACAAACTTGTCAGCATATTTTGGAAACTTATCCAGAAGATCACAATTCTCATGCAACGATCGCGGCTCTTATAGAAAAGAACGACGGCATCAAACCAGCTCAGTGGTATATGAAAAGTTTTCTCAGGAGGTGCGGCGAAAACTTTATCCCTGCGTCTGGGTCTGGCCTTGAAGAGCCTGCAGGGAAGCTTCTAATCACCTACGGGTATGAGAATACCAGATATGTTATCGGCAGGCGTAACAACGGCGATTTCAAGCGCGTGCGTAAAGGTGGACATTATATGCTTGATCATCTTCTGGAGGATCAAAGATATGATACCAATCATTATACGATACTGGATGAAAACATCCTGAAGGATAAAACTGCTCCGTCAAAGCCCTTTAACTTGATACTGAATGATATTGCCGACCCGGATTTAGAACTGCGCTCTCTGGAAACACTGGAAACCTTTCTTGAGGAACATCCAAGTATCCCTGTCATCAACGCTCCCCATATGGTCAAAGAAACAACCCGGGACAGTAACTACAGGCGCTTGAATGAAATCCCCGGTGTAAGGTTTGCAAAAACAGAACGGATTGAGGTCAGAAAAAGCGATATTGAAAAAGATGTAGCCCAAATTGCCGAAGCTATTCTGGCACTTGGCTATAGCTTTCCCTTCATTATTCGCCAAACAGGCACACATACTGCTGTCTCAACAGAGCTTCTTGAAGATAAAGGTGCCCTTGAAGCCTATCTGTTAGCCCTTCAAGAAGATGCCACGCTTTACGCCATTGAATATATAGAAAACAAATCAGATGAAGGGCATTACTCCAAAATCCGCTTCTTCTGTATTGATGGCACGCTTTACCCTGTTGTCTACCATACAGATCAGGTTTGGAATGTTCACGGTAGCAACCGAAAAACTTTCATGAAATCTTATGATTGGATGTTGGAACGGGAACAAAAATTTCTAAACAACCCACCTTCAGTTATTGGCGAGGAAATCTATAACCGTATTAAAGCTCTCCAGGATATTGTGCAGCTTGATTTCTGGGGTTTAGACCTTACCCTGATGCCTAATGGTGACATTCTCATCTTTGAACTTAACCCCGCGATGCGCCACAGCTTTGATCACGCTAAAACCTTCCACTATATGATCCCGCATATGCAGGCTATTAAAGATGCCTTTGGCCGTATGGTAGAGCGCAAACTGGCTGAAAAAGCATCTGTCTAA
- a CDS encoding SulP family inorganic anion transporter: MSFINTSNLRGDVMGGLTAGIVALPLALAFGEASGAGPIAGLYGAIIVGFLAALFGGTGSQISGPTGPMVVVFAGVYASLGGNPALVFSAVVLAGLLQIAFGLMKVGQLIRLVPYPVVSGFMSGIGVIIIALQTSRLFGHEPSSSGTIAALEAIPGAVADPNLTALAIGVVTLAIVFMWPKNLGKIVPAPLAALVVATIISIAFEGAPILGDVPTGLPSFILPAFEKDSVLIVLEAAFLLALLGAIDSLLTSLVADNMTRTRHNSDQELIGQGIGNSVAGLFGGVPGAGATMRTVINIRSGGQFKISGMVHGLILLAVALVLAPFASLIPHAALAGILIKVGNDIIDWSYLKRAHRGPRWDLILMALVLGLTVFVDLITAVAVGVVLAALAFIKQLSEEQLKRLNVTEREIESDEERALLASSNGAVTLFDFGGPLSFGAAADLGHHVREKANGNAKVLILDFERVPFLDLSAAKAVETIVEDASALGKTLFVSGVNEDVDKVLHGLEVAPLIPDENWFKDRRSALTQAVATVEKIKADLPESAATATS; this comes from the coding sequence ATGAGTTTTATCAATACATCTAATCTGCGCGGCGATGTTATGGGCGGTCTAACCGCCGGTATCGTTGCGCTTCCTCTTGCTCTCGCCTTTGGTGAGGCATCAGGCGCTGGACCAATTGCTGGTCTTTACGGCGCTATTATTGTTGGTTTCTTGGCTGCTCTATTTGGTGGCACTGGTAGCCAGATTTCTGGCCCGACAGGCCCTATGGTTGTTGTATTTGCCGGTGTTTATGCCAGCCTGGGCGGTAACCCAGCGCTTGTATTCTCTGCGGTAGTACTCGCGGGTTTGCTTCAGATCGCTTTCGGTTTGATGAAAGTCGGCCAGCTTATCCGTTTGGTGCCATACCCTGTAGTGTCAGGTTTTATGAGCGGTATTGGTGTGATTATTATCGCGCTGCAAACGTCCCGGTTGTTTGGTCATGAACCTTCTTCCAGTGGTACAATTGCTGCTCTTGAGGCTATTCCTGGTGCGGTTGCTGACCCTAATCTGACTGCTCTTGCTATTGGTGTTGTAACGCTTGCTATCGTATTTATGTGGCCTAAAAATCTTGGCAAGATTGTACCAGCGCCGCTTGCTGCACTTGTAGTAGCTACAATTATCAGTATTGCCTTTGAGGGTGCGCCAATTCTCGGTGATGTACCAACTGGTCTGCCTTCATTCATTCTGCCAGCTTTTGAAAAAGACTCTGTCCTAATCGTTCTTGAAGCAGCTTTCCTTCTGGCTCTTCTTGGCGCGATCGATAGTCTTCTAACATCTCTTGTTGCAGATAACATGACCCGTACTCGCCACAACTCAGATCAAGAACTTATTGGTCAGGGTATTGGTAACTCTGTTGCTGGCCTATTCGGTGGTGTGCCGGGCGCTGGTGCAACAATGCGTACCGTGATTAACATCCGTTCTGGTGGACAGTTCAAAATCTCAGGCATGGTTCATGGTTTGATCCTGCTTGCGGTTGCTCTTGTTCTAGCGCCGTTTGCCTCACTTATTCCGCATGCCGCTCTTGCTGGTATCCTGATTAAAGTTGGTAATGATATCATTGACTGGAGCTACCTGAAGCGTGCACACCGTGGTCCGCGCTGGGATCTCATTCTTATGGCTCTCGTACTTGGCCTGACAGTGTTTGTAGACCTTATCACAGCTGTTGCTGTGGGTGTTGTTCTTGCGGCTCTTGCTTTCATCAAACAGCTTTCTGAAGAACAGCTTAAGCGCCTGAATGTTACAGAGCGCGAAATCGAAAGTGATGAAGAACGTGCGCTGCTTGCTAGCTCAAATGGTGCAGTAACACTGTTTGATTTCGGTGGCCCACTAAGCTTTGGTGCTGCTGCTGATCTTGGTCACCATGTGCGTGAGAAAGCCAACGGTAATGCGAAGGTTCTTATCCTTGATTTTGAACGTGTGCCTTTCCTTGATCTATCTGCAGCGAAAGCGGTGGAAACAATTGTGGAAGATGCTTCAGCTCTCGGGAAGACCCTGTTTGTTTCTGGTGTGAACGAAGATGTGGATAAAGTGTTGCACGGCCTTGAGGTTGCGCCGCTTATCCCAGATGAGAACTGGTTCAAAGATCGCCGTTCAGCGCTTACACAAGCGGTAGCTACTGTGGAAAAGATAAAAGCTGACCTGCCTGAAAGTGCAGCTACAGCTACGAGCTAA
- a CDS encoding carbonic anhydrase, translating into MEKIVDGVLKFKNEVFPEHNGLFSELATGQSPEVLMVTCADSRIDPAMITQTNPGDLFICRNAGNIVPAYAAGGESNTASIEYAVAALGIKEIVVCGHTDCGAMKGAMNTEALTALPHVCGWLTHSDAAVKVAKANKPDAENPELLREVIEQNVVLQLQHLKTHPYVAEAMAAGKLRLHGWVYDIGEGSIYAHNENSGSFELLSQQAAVAAE; encoded by the coding sequence ATGGAAAAGATTGTAGACGGCGTTTTGAAGTTTAAAAACGAAGTTTTCCCAGAACATAATGGACTGTTTAGTGAGTTAGCGACAGGCCAAAGCCCTGAAGTATTGATGGTGACATGTGCGGATAGCCGGATTGATCCTGCTATGATTACGCAAACAAATCCTGGCGATCTTTTCATTTGTCGTAATGCAGGGAATATTGTTCCGGCATACGCTGCAGGTGGTGAAAGCAATACAGCATCCATTGAATATGCGGTGGCAGCTCTTGGCATTAAAGAGATTGTTGTGTGCGGTCATACGGATTGTGGTGCTATGAAAGGCGCGATGAATACAGAAGCGCTTACAGCACTTCCACATGTATGTGGCTGGCTTACACACTCTGATGCGGCGGTTAAAGTTGCGAAGGCAAACAAGCCTGACGCTGAAAACCCAGAACTTCTTCGCGAAGTGATTGAACAAAACGTTGTTCTGCAGCTTCAGCATCTGAAAACACACCCATATGTAGCTGAAGCTATGGCTGCAGGTAAACTCCGCCTGCACGGTTGGGTTTATGATATCGGTGAAGGTTCTATCTACGCTCACAACGAAAATTCAGGCTCTTTCGAGCTTCTATCGCAGCAAGCTGCGGTGGCTGCTGAATAA